The Saccharothrix variisporea genome has a segment encoding these proteins:
- a CDS encoding GMC family oxidoreductase N-terminal domain-containing protein: MGELAGNIRTDYDVVVIGSGFGGSVAALRLTEKGYRVAVLEAGRRFADDEFAKTSWDLKRYLWAPALGCYGIQRIHALRNVMILAGSGVGGGSLVYANTLYRPLKPFYNDRQWAHITDWESELAPFYDQASRMLGVVENPTTTPSDEVMKTVAERMGVADSYHPTPVGVFFGEPGKPADDPYFGGAGPARTGCTECGECMTGCRVGAKNTLVKNYLYLAERNGAEVLPLTTVTGLRQAPDGTWSVDTRRTGGKLRRGRRTITAGQVVLAAGTWGTQQLLHRMRDEGALPGLSSRLGELTRTNSEAIIGAGRFTVDEDRNFSQGVAITSSIHPDEQTHIEPVRYGKGSNAMGLLQTLATDGAKSTPRLLQFFLQAVRHPVRLARLLSVHRWSERTVILLVMQSLDNSITTYTKKGLIRRKLTSKQGHGEPNPAFIPAGHRANVLAAETIDGVAGGTWGELFNIPLTAHFIGGCPIGSDAESGVIDPYHRVYGYPGLSVVDGSAISANLGVNPSLTITAQAERAFSLWPNKGEPDQRPAQGESYRRVPAVTPVKPAVPADAPGALRLPIVEVRTKA, encoded by the coding sequence ATGGGTGAACTCGCCGGTAACATCCGCACGGACTACGACGTCGTCGTCATCGGCTCGGGCTTCGGCGGCAGCGTCGCCGCCCTGCGGCTGACCGAGAAGGGCTACCGCGTCGCCGTGCTGGAGGCGGGGCGGCGGTTCGCCGACGACGAGTTCGCCAAGACGTCCTGGGACCTCAAGCGGTACCTGTGGGCGCCCGCGCTCGGCTGCTACGGCATCCAGCGCATCCACGCGCTGCGCAACGTGATGATCCTGGCCGGGTCGGGCGTCGGCGGCGGGTCGCTGGTGTACGCGAACACCCTGTACCGGCCGCTCAAGCCGTTCTACAACGACCGGCAGTGGGCGCACATCACGGACTGGGAGTCCGAGCTGGCCCCGTTCTACGACCAGGCCAGCCGGATGCTCGGCGTCGTGGAGAACCCGACCACCACGCCGTCCGACGAGGTCATGAAGACCGTCGCCGAACGCATGGGCGTGGCCGACTCCTACCACCCGACCCCGGTCGGCGTGTTCTTCGGCGAGCCGGGCAAGCCCGCCGACGACCCGTACTTCGGCGGTGCCGGACCGGCCCGCACGGGCTGCACCGAGTGCGGCGAGTGCATGACCGGCTGCCGGGTCGGCGCGAAGAACACCCTGGTCAAGAACTACCTGTACCTGGCCGAGCGCAACGGCGCCGAGGTCCTGCCGCTGACCACCGTGACCGGCCTGCGCCAGGCCCCGGACGGCACGTGGTCGGTCGACACCCGCCGCACCGGCGGCAAGCTGCGCCGGGGTCGCCGCACGATCACCGCGGGCCAGGTCGTGCTGGCCGCGGGCACGTGGGGCACCCAGCAGCTGCTGCACCGGATGCGCGACGAGGGCGCGCTGCCCGGCCTGTCGTCCAGGTTGGGCGAACTGACCCGCACCAACTCCGAGGCGATCATCGGCGCGGGCCGCTTCACCGTGGACGAGGACCGCAACTTCAGCCAGGGCGTGGCCATCACGTCGTCCATCCACCCCGACGAGCAGACCCACATCGAGCCGGTCCGGTACGGCAAGGGCAGCAACGCGATGGGCCTGCTCCAGACCCTGGCCACGGACGGCGCCAAGTCCACGCCGAGGCTGCTGCAGTTCTTCCTCCAGGCGGTGCGGCACCCGGTCCGGTTGGCGCGGCTGCTGTCGGTGCACCGGTGGAGCGAGCGGACCGTGATCCTGCTGGTGATGCAGAGCCTGGACAACTCGATCACCACGTACACGAAGAAGGGTCTGATCCGCCGGAAGCTCACCTCCAAGCAGGGCCACGGCGAACCGAACCCGGCCTTCATCCCCGCCGGCCACCGCGCGAACGTCCTGGCGGCGGAAACCATCGACGGCGTGGCCGGCGGCACGTGGGGCGAGCTGTTCAACATCCCCCTGACCGCGCACTTCATCGGCGGCTGCCCGATCGGCTCGGACGCGGAGTCGGGCGTGATCGACCCGTACCACCGGGTGTACGGGTACCCGGGCCTGTCGGTGGTCGACGGGTCGGCGATCTCGGCGAACCTGGGCGTGAACCCGTCCCTGACCATCACGGCCCAGGCGGAACGGGCGTTCTCCCTGTGGCCGAACAAGGGCGAGCCCGACCAGCGCCCGGCCCAGGGCGAGTCCTACCGCCGCGTCCCGGCGGTCACCCCGGTCAAGCCCGCCGTGCCCGCTGATGCTCCCGGGGCGCTGCGGCTCCCGATCGTGGAGGTTCGCACGAAGGCCTGA
- a CDS encoding response regulator transcription factor: MTTVLICDDRRSVREGLTRVMSAVPGVSRIDCVAHGDELLARFSRQPVDVVLVGTQRAVPTGVEATRRLVSANPQANVIVFGAPDDAGSIAAAIAGGARGYLRWDASRPELVAALAHTLASTSVPAPRQPSDPGVQLTERELQVLRGMSQGKSNGQIGRELYLSEDTVKTHARRLFRKLGVRDRAQAVAHGFRRGLVS; the protein is encoded by the coding sequence GTGACCACGGTCCTTATTTGCGACGACCGGCGCAGTGTGCGGGAGGGTCTCACCCGCGTGATGTCGGCTGTCCCCGGGGTTAGCCGCATCGACTGCGTAGCGCACGGTGACGAGTTGTTGGCGCGGTTCTCCCGGCAGCCGGTGGACGTGGTGCTGGTGGGAACCCAGCGCGCCGTTCCGACCGGGGTCGAAGCGACCCGGCGACTCGTCTCGGCCAACCCGCAGGCAAACGTCATCGTCTTCGGGGCGCCCGACGACGCGGGCAGCATCGCCGCCGCCATCGCCGGCGGTGCCCGCGGCTACCTCCGCTGGGACGCCTCGCGCCCCGAGCTGGTGGCCGCGCTCGCCCACACGCTCGCGAGCACGTCCGTGCCCGCGCCGCGCCAGCCCTCCGACCCGGGGGTCCAGCTCACCGAGCGGGAGCTCCAGGTGCTGCGCGGCATGAGCCAGGGCAAGTCCAACGGCCAGATCGGTCGCGAGCTGTACCTGTCCGAGGACACGGTCAAGACGCACGCGCGCCGGCTGTTCCGCAAGCTCGGCGTCCGCGACCGCGCCCAGGCCGTCGCGCACGGCTTCCGCCGCGGCCTGGTGTCGTAG
- a CDS encoding DUF5319 domain-containing protein, whose translation MGSAHGIWTWSGVSPVPCGVVPHDALPPDPFAGDPEDPALSLGSPDEDHDHPPMDDVERAELIGDLSDLAVYQALLEHRGVRGIVVDCGECQEPHYHDWALLRSSLEQLLADGRMRPHEPAYDPDPSAYVSWEYCRGYADGVTATEGAR comes from the coding sequence ATGGGTTCAGCCCATGGTATCTGGACGTGGTCGGGGGTCTCCCCGGTACCGTGCGGGGTCGTGCCGCACGACGCGTTGCCACCAGACCCGTTCGCGGGCGACCCCGAGGACCCGGCGCTGTCCCTCGGATCGCCCGACGAGGACCACGACCACCCGCCGATGGACGACGTCGAGCGGGCCGAGCTGATCGGCGACCTGAGCGACCTCGCCGTCTACCAGGCGCTGCTGGAACACCGCGGTGTCCGGGGGATCGTGGTGGACTGCGGCGAGTGCCAGGAGCCGCACTACCACGACTGGGCGCTGCTGCGGTCGTCCCTGGAACAGCTCCTCGCGGACGGCCGGATGCGCCCCCACGAACCCGCCTACGACCCGGACCCGAGCGCGTACGTGTCCTGGGAGTACTGCCGCGGGTACGCCGACGGGGTCACCGCCACCGAGGGAGCGCGCTGA
- a CDS encoding sigma-70 family RNA polymerase sigma factor: protein MTNLGDGLDAEVGAAVDGDRHAIERLLASIRPLVVRYCRARVGRQERSFASADDVAQEVCLAVLTALPSYRDQGRPFLAFVYGIAAHKVADAHRSAARNRSEPVPEVPDAPETEAGPEQRAMQGELSGRMAQLLKILPEKQREILLLRVVVGLSAEETADAVGSTPGAVRVAQHRALARLRKSLAAEEVV, encoded by the coding sequence ATGACCAACTTGGGGGACGGACTGGACGCCGAAGTGGGCGCGGCCGTCGATGGCGACCGCCACGCGATCGAGCGGCTGCTGGCATCCATTCGTCCCTTGGTGGTGCGGTACTGCCGCGCCCGAGTCGGAAGGCAGGAGAGGTCTTTCGCTTCGGCGGACGACGTGGCCCAGGAGGTGTGTCTCGCGGTGCTGACGGCCCTGCCCAGCTATCGCGACCAGGGTCGGCCGTTCTTGGCGTTCGTCTACGGGATCGCAGCGCACAAGGTGGCCGACGCGCATCGCTCAGCTGCCCGGAACCGGTCCGAACCGGTGCCGGAGGTGCCCGACGCCCCCGAGACGGAAGCCGGTCCCGAGCAGCGCGCCATGCAGGGCGAGCTGTCCGGCCGGATGGCCCAGCTCCTGAAGATCCTTCCGGAGAAGCAGCGGGAGATCCTGCTGCTTCGCGTGGTCGTCGGCCTGTCGGCCGAGGAGACCGCCGACGCCGTCGGCTCCACGCCGGGTGCGGTACGAGTGGCGCAGCACCGCGCCTTGGCCCGCCTCCGCAAGTCGTTGGCAGCGGAGGAGGTGGTCTGA
- a CDS encoding MerR family transcriptional regulator, whose translation MTPPEPTAAPSDGARETVAAEDDPAHSVTLSVAAVARRLGVAPATLRTWDRRYGLGPSDHTTGRHRKYAPHDVARLELMQRALLRGASSAEAAKYALATPVPHPRLVRKTVAPVLTGGEFDTGSPPAGGRGLKLPGASRLARGVGRAALAMDSAAVQVLLADSIAQDGVIATWDDVVRPVLAAIAARWEHSGAGVEVSHLLDECVLAAMVRATPIVAEPRNHRPVLLACMPEERHNLPLYPLAAVLAERGIGIRQLGAALPLDALASAVRRTAPAAVVLWAQLPRYADPGAVTALPRTRQQVRVFVGGPGWERGVVPSPAERINGLAEAADAIERAVC comes from the coding sequence ATGACGCCCCCCGAGCCCACCGCGGCGCCGTCCGACGGCGCCCGGGAAACCGTTGCGGCAGAAGACGATCCTGCGCATTCGGTGACCCTGTCGGTGGCCGCGGTGGCGCGGCGGTTGGGCGTCGCGCCCGCCACGTTGCGCACGTGGGACCGCCGGTACGGCCTCGGACCCAGTGATCACACCACCGGGCGACACCGCAAGTACGCACCGCACGACGTGGCCCGGCTCGAGCTCATGCAGCGGGCCCTGCTGCGGGGGGCGTCGAGCGCCGAGGCGGCCAAGTACGCCCTCGCCACGCCCGTCCCGCACCCCCGGCTGGTCCGCAAGACCGTCGCACCCGTGCTGACCGGGGGCGAGTTCGACACCGGTTCACCGCCCGCGGGCGGCCGGGGGCTGAAGCTGCCGGGTGCGAGCCGGCTCGCGCGCGGGGTCGGGCGGGCGGCGCTGGCGATGGACTCCGCCGCCGTCCAGGTGCTGCTCGCCGACTCGATCGCGCAGGACGGCGTCATCGCCACCTGGGACGACGTCGTCCGCCCGGTGCTCGCCGCGATCGCCGCGCGCTGGGAGCACTCCGGCGCGGGCGTCGAGGTGTCGCACCTGCTGGACGAGTGCGTGCTGGCGGCGATGGTCCGCGCGACCCCGATCGTCGCCGAACCCCGCAACCACCGGCCGGTGCTGCTGGCCTGCATGCCCGAGGAACGCCACAACCTCCCGCTCTACCCGCTGGCCGCGGTGCTGGCGGAGCGGGGGATCGGCATCCGCCAGCTCGGCGCCGCCCTCCCGCTGGACGCGCTCGCCTCGGCCGTGCGCCGGACGGCCCCCGCCGCGGTGGTCCTGTGGGCGCAACTGCCCCGTTACGCCGATCCGGGTGCGGTGACGGCCCTGCCCCGGACCCGGCAGCAGGTGCGGGTGTTCGTCGGCGGGCCGGGGTGGGAGCGCGGTGTGGTGCCCTCGCCGGCGGAGCGGATCAACGGCTTGGCCGAGGCAGCGGACGCCATCGAGCGCGCGGTCTGCTGA
- the guaB gene encoding IMP dehydrogenase, with protein sequence MTSELNADGVPSKFAMLGLTFDDVLLLPAESEVVPSGVDTSTRISRNITLRVPLASAAMDTVTESRMAISMARQGGIGVLHRNLSVEEQARQAETVKRSEAGMVSDPVTCSPDDTIRHVDELCARYRISGVPVTDAQGKLVGIITNRDMRFEVDHSRKVSEVMTKGPLVTAQVGVSAEAALGLLRRHKVEKLPIVDGDGKLRGLITVKDFVKTEQYPNASKDPDGRLLCAAAIGVGEDSFTRAMTLAEAGIDVIMVDTAHGHQRNVLEMVARVKKELGDEVDVVGGNVATRAGAQALVDAGADGVKVGVGPGSICTTRVVAGVGVPQISAIYEASLACRPAGVPVIGDGGIQYSGDIAKAIAAGASAVMLGSLLAGTAESPGDLILVNGKQFKTYRGMGSLAAMQGRGDQKSYSKDRYFQDDVLSEDKLVPEGIEGRTPFRGPLSQVVHQLAGGLRAAMGYTGSRTIAELQDKQLVRITAAGLKESHPHDITMTVEAPNYTTR encoded by the coding sequence ATGACCAGCGAGTTGAACGCTGACGGAGTCCCGAGCAAGTTCGCGATGCTGGGACTGACCTTCGACGACGTACTGCTGCTGCCGGCCGAATCCGAGGTCGTCCCCAGCGGCGTGGACACCAGCACCCGCATCTCCCGCAACATCACCCTCCGCGTGCCGCTCGCGTCGGCCGCGATGGACACCGTCACCGAGAGCCGCATGGCGATCTCGATGGCCCGCCAGGGCGGCATCGGCGTGCTGCACCGCAACCTGTCCGTGGAGGAGCAGGCCCGCCAGGCGGAGACCGTGAAGCGGTCCGAGGCGGGCATGGTGAGCGACCCGGTGACGTGCTCGCCGGACGACACCATCCGCCACGTCGACGAGCTGTGCGCCCGCTACCGGATCTCCGGCGTCCCGGTGACCGACGCGCAGGGCAAGCTGGTGGGCATCATCACCAACCGCGACATGCGCTTCGAGGTGGACCACTCGCGCAAGGTCAGCGAGGTGATGACCAAGGGCCCGCTGGTCACCGCCCAGGTGGGCGTGTCCGCCGAGGCCGCGCTGGGCCTGCTGCGCCGCCACAAGGTGGAGAAGCTGCCGATCGTGGACGGCGACGGCAAGCTGCGCGGCCTGATCACGGTCAAGGACTTCGTCAAGACCGAGCAGTACCCGAACGCCTCGAAGGACCCGGACGGCCGCCTGCTGTGCGCGGCGGCGATCGGCGTCGGCGAGGACAGCTTCACCCGCGCCATGACGCTGGCCGAGGCGGGCATCGACGTGATCATGGTCGACACCGCGCACGGCCACCAGCGCAACGTGCTGGAGATGGTCGCCCGGGTGAAGAAGGAGCTGGGCGACGAGGTGGACGTGGTCGGCGGCAACGTCGCCACCCGCGCCGGCGCGCAGGCGCTGGTGGACGCGGGCGCGGACGGCGTGAAGGTCGGCGTCGGCCCCGGCTCCATCTGCACGACCCGCGTGGTCGCGGGCGTGGGTGTGCCGCAGATCTCGGCGATCTACGAGGCGTCGCTGGCGTGCCGCCCGGCGGGCGTGCCGGTGATCGGCGACGGCGGCATCCAGTACTCCGGCGACATCGCGAAGGCCATCGCCGCGGGCGCCAGCGCGGTCATGCTGGGCAGCCTGCTGGCGGGCACCGCCGAGTCGCCCGGTGACCTGATCCTGGTCAACGGCAAGCAGTTCAAGACCTACCGGGGCATGGGCTCGCTGGCCGCCATGCAGGGCCGCGGCGACCAGAAGTCCTACTCCAAGGACCGCTACTTCCAGGACGACGTGCTCTCCGAGGACAAGCTGGTCCCCGAGGGCATCGAGGGCCGCACGCCGTTCCGCGGCCCGTTGTCGCAGGTCGTGCACCAGCTCGCGGGTGGTCTGCGGGCCGCGATGGGCTACACCGGGTCCCGGACGATCGCCGAACTCCAGGACAAGCAGCTGGTGCGGATCACGGCCGCCGGCCTCAAGGAAAGCCACCCGCACGACATCACGATGACGGTCGAAGCCCCGAACTACACCACCCGCTGA
- a CDS encoding anti-sigma-D factor RsdA, whose product MRGRDERTPLTSDDPLVEPGDDLAGIRADDALLDALGGRGPAAEGLVEDELNALLLAWRREVDSRPVGELVDTDTAVATIAAAQPQQRRHRFLIPLASAAAVLAIAFTGVSLVARDAQPGDALWGLTRVLYSDHARSVEAAVTVRSDLETARAALREGRYTEARELLDKASTVLPSISADDGKADLAQKHESLVRELTSTTPAPTNPPASHSPTTTSALPTEPSAPSSTTTTTTTPEPTTTTAPTTTTTSPSTNGTPPPPSGEPPSGETKNEPGSDTPNATTPGN is encoded by the coding sequence GTGCGCGGACGAGATGAGAGAACCCCGCTCACCTCGGATGACCCCTTGGTGGAGCCCGGTGACGACCTCGCGGGTATCCGAGCGGATGACGCTTTGCTGGACGCGCTTGGCGGGCGCGGACCCGCGGCTGAAGGGCTCGTCGAGGACGAGTTGAACGCGCTGCTGCTCGCGTGGCGGCGTGAGGTCGACAGCCGCCCGGTGGGCGAGCTGGTCGACACCGACACCGCGGTGGCGACGATCGCCGCCGCCCAGCCCCAACAGCGGCGGCACCGGTTCCTGATCCCGCTCGCGAGCGCCGCCGCCGTGCTGGCGATCGCGTTCACCGGGGTCAGCCTGGTGGCCCGCGACGCCCAGCCGGGCGACGCGCTGTGGGGTCTGACCCGGGTGCTGTACTCCGACCACGCCCGGTCCGTGGAAGCGGCCGTGACGGTCCGCTCCGACCTGGAGACCGCCCGCGCCGCGCTGCGCGAGGGCCGCTACACCGAGGCCCGCGAGCTGCTGGACAAGGCGAGCACGGTCCTCCCGTCGATCTCCGCCGACGACGGCAAGGCCGACCTGGCGCAGAAGCACGAGTCGCTGGTGCGCGAGCTGACCAGCACGACCCCGGCCCCGACGAACCCGCCGGCGAGCCACTCGCCGACGACCACGTCCGCGCTGCCGACCGAGCCGAGCGCGCCGTCGTCCACGACGACGACCACGACGACCCCGGAGCCGACGACGACCACGGCCCCGACCACGACGACGACGTCACCGAGCACCAACGGCACCCCGCCGCCCCCTAGCGGCGAGCCGCCCTCGGGTGAGACGAAGAACGAGCCGGGTTCGGACACGCCCAACGCGACCACGCCCGGCAATTGA
- a CDS encoding GuaB3 family IMP dehydrogenase-related protein → MRDLVEIGMGRTARRAYELDDIEIIPSRRTRSSKDVSTAWQIDAYRFEIPLITHPTDAIVSPGTAVAVGELGGLGVLNAEGLWARHGDVDEALFRLVQAVEDTDDPAAPVKVLQELHQAPVRIDLIAEAIKQVRESGVTVAVRVSPQRAAELTPDLLAAGVEILVVQGTIISAEHVSRDGEPLNLKSFIADLDIPVIAGGVGDYRTAMHLMRTGAAGVIVGYGYTPGVTTTDSVLGIGVPMATAIADAAAARRDYLDETGGRYVHVIADGGVLTSGDVAKSIACGADAVMLGEPLAAAAEAPGQGLYWTAASAHPSVPRSHVSTGVDQVVDLRSLLFGPSVDPRGVTNLFGSLKRAMAKTGYSDIKEFQKVGLTVRG, encoded by the coding sequence GTGCGCGATCTGGTCGAGATCGGCATGGGCCGGACCGCGAGGCGGGCCTACGAGCTGGACGACATCGAGATCATCCCGTCCCGCAGGACCCGTTCGTCCAAGGACGTCTCGACGGCGTGGCAGATCGACGCCTACCGGTTCGAGATCCCGCTGATCACCCACCCGACGGACGCGATCGTCTCGCCGGGCACGGCGGTGGCGGTGGGCGAGCTGGGCGGCCTGGGCGTGCTCAACGCCGAGGGCCTGTGGGCGCGGCACGGCGACGTGGACGAGGCCCTGTTCCGGCTGGTGCAGGCGGTGGAGGACACCGACGACCCGGCCGCGCCGGTCAAGGTGCTCCAGGAGCTGCACCAGGCCCCGGTGCGCATCGACCTGATCGCCGAGGCGATCAAGCAGGTGCGCGAGTCGGGCGTGACGGTGGCCGTGCGGGTGAGCCCGCAGCGGGCCGCCGAGCTGACCCCGGACCTGCTCGCGGCGGGCGTGGAGATCCTGGTCGTGCAGGGCACGATCATCTCCGCCGAGCACGTCTCGCGCGACGGCGAGCCGCTGAACCTGAAGTCGTTCATCGCGGACCTGGACATCCCGGTCATCGCGGGCGGCGTCGGCGACTACCGCACGGCCATGCACCTGATGCGCACCGGCGCGGCGGGCGTGATCGTCGGCTACGGCTACACCCCGGGCGTCACCACGACGGACTCGGTGCTGGGCATCGGCGTGCCGATGGCCACCGCCATCGCGGACGCGGCGGCGGCCCGCCGGGACTACCTGGACGAGACCGGCGGCCGGTACGTGCACGTCATCGCCGATGGCGGCGTCCTGACCAGCGGCGACGTGGCCAAGTCGATCGCGTGCGGCGCGGACGCGGTGATGCTGGGCGAGCCGCTCGCGGCGGCGGCCGAGGCGCCGGGCCAGGGCCTGTACTGGACGGCCGCGTCGGCGCACCCGTCGGTGCCGCGCAGCCACGTGTCCACCGGCGTGGACCAGGTGGTGGACCTGCGCAGCCTGCTGTTCGGCCCCTCGGTGGACCCGCGCGGCGTGACGAACCTGTTCGGCTCGCTCAAGCGCGCGATGGCCAAGACCGGCTACTCGGACATCAAGGAGTTCCAGAAGGTCGGCCTGACCGTCCGCGGCTGA
- a CDS encoding MBL fold metallo-hydrolase, whose product MAAKPFASSADLAPKDEELVQLADGVYALTAEGDPNVGAIEGEDFLVCVEARATPVAARRWLDRLREHTDKPVRYLVLSHYHAVRTLGASAFDAREIVAHENTRALIAERGKQDWDSEYARMPRLFEDPASIPGLTWPTLTFSDRLTIPLGGDRGDLELRYSGRGHTAGDIVAWLPQQRILFAGDLVESRAALYTGDAFHDEWATTTLDAIAALGAEQLVGGRGAVARDRGQVDAAIAQSRHFLDELRRTVGTVHRSGGTVKEAFRAAHEALEPRYGRWPIFEHCLPFDVQRYWDECDGVDWPRIWTAERDQEVWAALR is encoded by the coding sequence GTGGCAGCGAAGCCGTTTGCGTCCAGTGCCGATCTCGCGCCCAAGGACGAGGAGCTCGTCCAGCTCGCCGACGGCGTCTACGCCCTCACCGCCGAAGGCGACCCGAACGTCGGCGCGATCGAGGGCGAGGACTTCCTGGTCTGCGTCGAAGCCAGGGCCACGCCCGTGGCCGCCCGCCGCTGGCTGGACCGGCTCCGCGAGCACACCGACAAGCCCGTCCGCTACCTGGTCCTCAGCCACTACCACGCCGTCCGGACGCTGGGCGCGAGCGCGTTCGACGCCCGCGAGATCGTCGCCCACGAGAACACCCGCGCCCTGATCGCCGAACGCGGCAAGCAGGACTGGGACAGCGAGTACGCCCGCATGCCCCGCCTGTTCGAAGACCCCGCGTCCATCCCCGGCCTGACCTGGCCGACCCTGACCTTCTCCGACCGCCTCACCATCCCCCTCGGCGGCGACCGCGGCGACCTCGAACTGCGCTACTCCGGGCGCGGGCACACGGCGGGCGACATCGTGGCGTGGCTGCCGCAGCAGCGCATCCTGTTCGCCGGCGACCTGGTGGAGAGCCGGGCCGCGCTCTACACCGGTGACGCGTTCCACGACGAGTGGGCGACCACGACCCTCGACGCCATCGCCGCCCTCGGTGCCGAGCAGTTGGTCGGCGGGCGGGGCGCGGTGGCGCGGGACCGGGGTCAGGTGGACGCGGCGATCGCCCAGTCCCGGCACTTCCTGGACGAGCTGCGCCGCACGGTCGGCACCGTCCACCGCTCCGGCGGCACCGTGAAGGAGGCGTTCCGGGCCGCGCACGAAGCCCTCGAACCGCGCTACGGCCGGTGGCCGATCTTCGAGCACTGCCTGCCGTTCGACGTCCAGCGGTACTGGGACGAGTGCGACGGCGTCGACTGGCCGCGGATCTGGACCGCCGAACGCGACCAAGAGGTGTGGGCGGCCCTGCGGTGA
- a CDS encoding FAD-dependent monooxygenase → MKPVVGAAGKPVLVVGAGPVGMTAALLLARAGVPTTVLEAADHRTAVGSRSICVQHDVLHILERVGAGKAVADAGVTWYRGRTFFREREVLTLELPRRPGFPPFVNTPQTEVERILEARVRLSPLIDLHYGQRVTALDQDSDGVTVSTVDGRFEGTHCIAADGVKSTIRDLLGVTFEGHSFEDLFVIADIRVDLGHAEPERLFHFDPPWNPGRQVLLHPQPDGVYRIDWQVPEGFHLTDEHIRRITGDRPYEVLWRSTYRFHQRRADRFRVGRVLLAGDAAHVMSPFGARGLNSGICDADNAAWKVAVDRAGEAGPLLLPSYELERAAAADENLRVTGATMRFLVPSTEEERRHRLAALERGNSAHIDSGKLFQPFPYRNSPLTTAGCTGDLAPDSSRYGPDFTVENDTLIRPDGHYAAHAHHPTDLAAALHRAKGFTSVN, encoded by the coding sequence GTGAAGCCGGTCGTCGGTGCCGCGGGGAAGCCCGTCCTGGTCGTCGGCGCGGGACCGGTCGGCATGACGGCGGCTCTCCTGCTGGCCCGCGCGGGCGTGCCGACGACGGTCCTGGAGGCCGCCGACCACCGCACCGCGGTCGGCAGCCGGTCGATCTGCGTGCAGCACGACGTCCTGCACATCCTTGAACGGGTCGGTGCGGGCAAGGCCGTCGCCGACGCGGGCGTCACCTGGTACCGGGGCCGGACGTTCTTCCGCGAACGCGAGGTGCTGACCCTCGAACTACCCCGCCGACCCGGCTTCCCGCCGTTCGTGAACACCCCGCAGACCGAGGTCGAGCGCATCCTCGAAGCGCGGGTACGGCTTTCTCCGCTCATCGATCTCCACTACGGCCAACGGGTCACCGCCCTGGACCAAGACTCCGACGGTGTCACGGTGTCCACAGTGGACGGACGTTTCGAGGGCACCCACTGCATCGCCGCAGACGGCGTGAAGTCGACTATCCGCGACCTCCTGGGCGTCACCTTCGAGGGCCACTCCTTCGAGGACCTGTTCGTCATCGCGGACATCCGCGTCGACCTCGGGCACGCCGAACCCGAGCGCCTGTTCCACTTCGACCCGCCGTGGAACCCGGGCCGCCAGGTGCTGCTGCACCCGCAACCCGACGGCGTGTACCGGATCGACTGGCAGGTGCCGGAAGGCTTCCACCTCACCGACGAGCACATCCGACGCATCACCGGCGACCGGCCGTACGAGGTGCTGTGGCGGTCGACCTACCGCTTCCACCAGCGCCGCGCCGACCGTTTCCGCGTCGGCCGAGTCCTGCTGGCCGGCGACGCCGCCCACGTGATGAGCCCGTTCGGCGCCCGCGGCCTCAACTCCGGCATCTGCGACGCCGACAACGCCGCGTGGAAGGTGGCCGTGGACCGCGCAGGCGAGGCCGGCCCTCTGCTGCTGCCGTCGTACGAGCTCGAACGGGCTGCGGCAGCGGACGAGAACCTGCGCGTCACCGGCGCCACCATGCGCTTCCTGGTGCCGAGCACGGAGGAGGAACGCCGCCACCGCCTGGCCGCCCTGGAACGCGGCAACAGCGCCCACATCGACTCGGGCAAGCTGTTCCAGCCCTTCCCGTACCGCAACTCCCCGCTGACGACCGCGGGTTGCACCGGCGACCTGGCTCCCGACAGCAGCCGCTACGGCCCGGACTTCACGGTCGAGAACGACACCCTGATCCGCCCAGACGGCCACTACGCCGCCCACGCCCACCACCCGACCGACCTGGCGGCAGCCCTTCACCGCGCGAAAGGTTTTACTTCAGTGAACTAA